In one window of bacterium DNA:
- a CDS encoding PPC domain-containing DNA-binding protein, whose protein sequence is MRWSEARTGRVFVIRLETGDRLPDAMEQLAAARGVERGFLVVLGGAADGSRVVVGPEDGNALPPVPMIHALVGVHEIAGVGTIFPDAAGKPSVHLHAALGRGATAVAGCTRPGVDIWTVGEVVLVELLGTEARRETDPATGFSLLEP, encoded by the coding sequence GTGCGCTGGTCTGAAGCTCGCACCGGCCGCGTCTTCGTCATCCGCCTTGAGACCGGCGACCGTCTCCCCGACGCCATGGAGCAACTCGCGGCGGCGCGGGGAGTCGAACGCGGCTTCCTCGTGGTGCTTGGCGGCGCTGCCGACGGGAGCCGGGTCGTCGTCGGCCCGGAGGACGGCAATGCTCTTCCGCCGGTGCCGATGATCCACGCTCTCGTCGGAGTCCACGAGATTGCCGGCGTCGGGACGATCTTCCCCGACGCCGCCGGGAAGCCGTCGGTCCACCTGCACGCCGCGCTGGGGCGGGGTGCCACGGCCGTCGCGGGCTGCACCCGTCCCGGCGTCGATATCTGGACCGTGGGCGAGGTCGTGCTCGTCGAACTGCTGGGCACAGAGGCCCGGCGCGAGACGGATCCGGCGACGGGGTTCTCGCTTCTCGAACCGTAG